The proteins below are encoded in one region of Desulfosalsimonas propionicica:
- a CDS encoding MFS transporter, which translates to MRKLSAAEKAAYSAPAFALAVVGIPVYVYIPKFYTDVVGVHISALGAILLIVRLFDAFTDPVIGIFSDRLQTPMGRRRPLIAAGAVLTVFAIALLFNPPREMAADAASLYFMAMIFGLFLFWTVVIVPYESLGPELTFDYNERTALFSMRDGALIAGTVIAAAMPGAVRWAAGTEAGAAGERQTFFILSLIYIPLILGACAWCVTAFRERPRPAERSELRIGQWIRASLANRPFRILLIAYTISAIGNNLPATLILYYVEYVLESSRADLFLALYFVTGIVFLPMWVYLARRTGKKAAWIASMAINTGAFFWVFFLGPGDEMVYGILVFLSGIGFGATLAIPSAIQADVIDYDELIAGDRREGLYISLWSIAKKLAAAAGVGVGLALLGVSGYQPGVIQSDSVILTLRVLYAMVPCLCNAIAIVIALYYPISGDIHLRIRQAIEERAAGRAVEDPLVSGRMIGKAGTEQG; encoded by the coding sequence GTGAGAAAGCTTTCCGCCGCGGAAAAGGCAGCCTATTCTGCCCCGGCATTTGCACTGGCAGTGGTGGGTATTCCGGTGTATGTCTATATTCCAAAATTTTACACCGACGTGGTGGGGGTTCACATCTCGGCTCTGGGCGCCATTCTTCTGATTGTCCGGCTGTTTGACGCGTTTACCGACCCGGTTATCGGCATTTTCTCCGACAGGCTGCAGACACCCATGGGGCGGCGGCGGCCGCTTATCGCCGCTGGTGCCGTGCTCACGGTTTTTGCCATCGCGCTGTTGTTCAACCCGCCCCGGGAAATGGCCGCAGATGCGGCCAGCCTGTATTTCATGGCCATGATATTTGGCTTGTTTTTATTCTGGACCGTGGTCATTGTCCCGTATGAGTCCCTGGGCCCGGAGCTGACCTTTGACTATAATGAGCGCACCGCCCTGTTTTCCATGCGCGACGGCGCCTTGATTGCCGGTACGGTGATTGCGGCGGCCATGCCGGGTGCAGTCCGGTGGGCCGCCGGTACAGAAGCCGGCGCGGCCGGTGAACGCCAGACCTTTTTTATCCTGTCTCTGATCTATATCCCCCTGATTCTTGGGGCCTGCGCATGGTGCGTGACTGCTTTCCGGGAACGGCCCCGGCCGGCAGAACGATCAGAGCTCCGGATTGGCCAATGGATCCGTGCAAGCCTGGCCAACCGGCCCTTTCGGATCCTTTTGATCGCTTACACCATCAGCGCCATCGGCAACAACCTTCCGGCAACCCTGATTCTGTATTACGTGGAGTATGTGCTGGAATCTTCCAGAGCGGATTTGTTTCTTGCCCTGTATTTTGTCACAGGCATTGTCTTTCTGCCCATGTGGGTGTATTTGGCCCGCCGGACCGGCAAAAAGGCTGCCTGGATCGCTTCCATGGCCATTAATACCGGTGCGTTTTTCTGGGTATTTTTTCTGGGCCCGGGAGATGAGATGGTATACGGTATCCTGGTGTTTCTCTCCGGCATTGGTTTCGGGGCGACGCTGGCCATCCCTTCGGCCATCCAGGCCGACGTGATTGACTATGACGAACTAATTGCCGGCGACCGGCGGGAAGGGCTGTATATCAGCCTGTGGTCCATTGCCAAAAAACTGGCCGCAGCCGCGGGCGTGGGTGTAGGCCTGGCCCTGCTCGGGGTATCCGGTTACCAGCCCGGTGTCATTCAGTCCGATTCCGTGATTCTGACGCTGCGCGTGCTGTATGCGATGGTTCCCTGCCTGTGCAATGCCATCGCCATTGTCATTGCCCTGTACTACCCCATCAGCGGCGATATTCACCTGCGCATCCGGCAAGCCATAGAAGAGCGCGCCGCCGGACGGGCGGTAGAGGATCCCCTGGTTTCCGGACGCATGATTGGCAAGGCAGGGACAGAACAGGGATAA